Genomic DNA from Scatophagus argus isolate fScaArg1 chromosome 15, fScaArg1.pri, whole genome shotgun sequence:
ctctgttgttgtgtctACAGTTTTGGGAGGGTAAGAATAAATCTTCTTGTAGTATAGATTATATTGGTACTGAtacactgctgtctgtttcagCTGAGAAACTTCTGCAATATCAAAATTCTACCTTCAGATTCAAAGTGGACTCGTGTGGGAAGACTTCTGGTGTGGTCGGTGTAGTCCAGCGTGCAGAGAACGGCCGTCTTCTTTGTGGGTACAGTGAACATCATCACCAGTATTGAACACAAAACATTACTCTCCATCACTTTCACAGACTTATGGAGCTCCTATGAACAAGCGAGAGGACAAGGTCAGAGTCTTCTGCCAGGACAGACAACATGTATACTCTTTATCCATCTGttaattttgcagtttttactGTTAAGCACCGTAATACAAAAGTAAGTCATCTCAGAGGGTTTGATTAAATCTGACAACTACAATACTTCTCgaaaaatcacaaaattctCTCGACTCTCTGGGTTTGTGCAGAAACCCACCTCAGTCTAACTGATTTATTTCTGAGGGTGACGTCACAGCACCAACTTCCACAGATACTGACAAACCTTTGAGAGATGTTAttcaacacacagcaaaagagTCAAAGCTGGTACCTTCACAagcttcagctgctgtttgcgACCAGCAAAGGCGTTGAGATGTCGGCTGAGTGTGCCCAAAAAAGTCCTCATGTCTGTCTGCAAGTCGCTCTGTTCAACCAGGCTGTCCAGGGGAATGAATGGGGGGATGTTGTGACGACTGATCCTCAGCGTTGGCTTCAGGTCTATCTCCACGTTGTAGGTGTCTAAGAAGACGCCCTCGTAGGCCGTcgccagagacacacacactcctttacCTTGACGTGTCTTTGTGACATTG
This window encodes:
- the cenpo gene encoding centromere protein O, whose protein sequence is MDGASATGVLSHLGRLEAQARSRKTQQQGRVKELKAKAEELRMQRDRLKAEIETHKKLRAFMDKQCTQEEEMDEDSEHSELLPLVARHAQLQDLLRAHHIIGGYNVTKTRQGKGVCVSLATAYEGVFLDTYNVEIDLKPTLRISRHNIPPFIPLDSLVEQSDLQTDMRTFLGTLSRHLNAFAGRKQQLKLVKELHKSVKVMESNVLCSILVMMFTVPTKKTAVLCTLDYTDHTRSLPTRVHFESEDKELPGSPEWKKNCSLLMEHHVHKALTTMRKMGDIV